A part of Populus alba chromosome 8, ASM523922v2, whole genome shotgun sequence genomic DNA contains:
- the LOC118053218 gene encoding uncharacterized protein isoform X2, whose translation MVLGLRSKNRKGTSVQVDYTIHVQEIKPWPPSQSLKSVQSLLLQWENGDQSSGSFTSNVGDGKVEFIESFRLSATLCKEVSRKGTARDSFLKNYLEFNFYESRKDKAMKGQLLGSAVINLADYGIIMDAVTINAPINFKKSSRSTVPAVLHVNIQPFDRDKSTLSKEVSLDKDGSETVSEVANEGNDNEIEIASFTDDDDVSSHSSLTVSSSALESIGGSPGQSRKGSRTANSGTRRIDEEPALPSGVAPSNPDVNSASQGFKHPNGAASPSLPTDMPANLLNPVNNLAETNMLSDDCSQVKDSNCVSLEDSRSKQGADRKAWRHETSGPENPTTNNLNSDLMDGKEKNELDDKERGSVILEVEKPSLEEKLPGQLPEDASKMQAKLRSNTLALNRTAIGVQGTRRDKLKHLKSVQLQFHSAEGDDPFINRKLIEKPKKINVSENVNKGVKGYEHSEREKSRKGFSDNEGGSNSEVEILEEELSGAAAEDDLAEQGNSTKKFQLTEKEKKIDLPENLNKVDMSYTPSKREEQTESHFSGNKVELRLKVEMLEEELMEAATVEVGLYSVVAEHGSSINKVLAPARRLSRFYLHACKARSRVKRENSARAIISGLILVSKACGNDVPRAIVTQDVEKLQLASVPSIINNGGPKGRHESSGEVEKTDRTESSDEWAEPQPCIAALKKVEAWIFSRIVESVWWQTLTPHMQSTAVKSSHSRKTSARRHGLGDQEQGNFAIDLWKKAFRDACERLCPVRAGGHECGCLPVLSRLVMEQLVGRLDVAMFNAILRESADEMPTDPVSDPISDPKVLPIPAGNSSFGAGAQLKNAVGNWSRWLTDLFGIDDNDSPEEKDELDSNRRECETSFKAFQLLNALSDLMMLPFEMLGDRSTRKEVSPTFGVPIIKRVLDNFVPDEFNPDPVPETILEALDSEDLADSGEESITNFPCIAAPTIYSPPPAASLTNIIGEVGGQALQRSRSAMLRKSYASDDELDELDSPMTSIIDNSKVSPTSTAWNWMQNGKAGRKVVRYQLLREVWKDGE comes from the exons atggttctcGGGCTTAGATCAAAGAACCGAAAAGGTACTTCAGTGCAGGTTGATTACACCATTCATGTACAAGAAATCAAGCCTTGGCCCCCATCACAGTCTCTTAAATCTGTTCAGTCCTTGTTGCTTCAATGGGAAAATGGTGATCAGAGTTCTGGTTCCTTCACTTCTAATGTTGGAGATGGGAAAGTTGAATTTATCGAGTCTTTTAGGCTTTCAGCTACTTTATGTAAGGAAGTGTCCAGAAAAGGCACTGCTCGAGACAGTTTCCTGAAGAACTACTTAGAGTTTAACTTTTATGAATCTCGAAAGGACAAGGCAATGAAAGGTCAACTCCTGGGATCTGCTGTCATAAACCTTGCAGATTATGGAATCATCATGGATGCTGTAACCATAAATGCCCcaattaatttcaagaaatctTCTAGGAGCACGGTGCCGGCAGTTCTTCATGTAAATATTCAGCCATTTGACAGAGATAAGTCCACCTTGTCAAAAGAAGTGTCACTGGACAAGGATGGAAGTGAAACTGTTTCAGAAGTGGCAAATGAAGGGAATGACAATGAAATCGAGATTGCCTCATTCACTGATGATGACGATGTTTCCTCACATTCATCACTGACTGTATCCTCTTCTGCATTAGAGTCTATCGGAGGTTCTCCAGGTCAATCTCGCAAG GGATCACGGACAGCAAACAGTGGCACAAGAAGGATCGATGAGGAGCCTGCATTACCCTCAGGTGTAGCACCTTCAAACCCAGATGTGAACTCAGCATCTCAAGGATTTAAACATCCGAATGGAGCAGCTTCTCCTTCATTGCCTACAGACATGCCCGCTAATCTGCTAAATCCTGTAAATAATCTTGCAGAAACTAATATGTTGTCAGATGACTGTAGTCAGGTGAAGGACTCAAATTGTGTAAGCTTGGAAGACTCTCGTTCTAAGCAAGGTGCTGATAGAAAAGCCTGGAGACATGAAACAAGTGGACCAGAGAATCCTAcaactaataatttaaatagtgATCTTATGGATgggaaagagaaaaatgagCTGGATGACAAGGAACGGGGTTCAGTTATTTTAGAGGTAGAGAAACCTTCTCTGGAGGAAAAATTACCTGGTCAATTACCTGAAGATGCGTCAAAAATGCAAGCCAAATTAAGGAGCAATACCCTTGCACTCAACAGAACAGCAATTGGAGTGCAGGGTACCCGTAGAGATAAACTGAAGCACCTGAAGTCTGTTCAATTACAGTTTCACTCAGCTGAAGGCGATGATCCCTTCATCAATAGAAAATTGATAGAGAAGCCAAAGAAGATTAATGTTTCTGAAAATGTTAATAAAGGGGTCAAGGGTTATGAACACAGTGAAagggaaaaatcaagaaaaggctTCTCTGACAATGAAGGTGGATCAAATTCTGAAGTTGAAATACTCGAGGAAGAGTTAAGTGGAGCTGCTGCTGAGGATGATCTAGCTGAGCAAGGAAACTCCACAAAAAAGTTCCAGCTAacggagaaagaaaagaaaattgatcttcctgaaaatttaaataaagttgACATGAGTTATACACCAAGTAAAAGGGAAGAACAAACAGAAAGCCACTTTTCTGGAAACAAAGTTGAACTGCGGTTGAAAGTTGAAATGCTTGAGGAAGAACTGATGGAAGCTGCAACTGTTGAGGTTGGCCTTTACTCAGTCGTTGCCGAGCATGGAAGTTCTATAAACAAGGTCCTAGCTCCAGCAAGGCGCCTTTCAAGGTTCTATCTTCATGCTTGCAAGGCAAGGTCCCGGGTCAAGAGGGAAAATTCAGCCAGAGCTATTATCTCAGGATTAATTTTGGTTTCTAAAGCATGTGGAAATGATGTTCCAAG AGCAATTGTAACCCAGGATGTTGAGAAGTTGCAGCTTGCTTCGGTACCATCCATCATTAACAATGGTGGTCCAAAGGGCAGGCATGAATCCTCTGGTGAAGTAGAGAAAACTGATAGAACAGAAAGTTCTGACGAGTGGGCAGAACCTCAGCCATGTATAGCAGCATTAAAGAAGGTCGAAGCTTGGATCTTCTCCCGAATTGTCGAGTCAGTTTGGTGGCAG ACTCTGACACCACATATGCAGTCCACAGCTGTGAAGAGCTCACACTCAAGGAAGACCAGTGCTAGGAGGCATGGATTGGGTGATCAAGAACAGGGCAATTTTGCTATTGATTTATGGAAGAAGGCTTTCAGGGATGCATGTGAAAGGCTTTGTCCAGTTCGAGCTGGGGGGCATGAATGTGGTTGCTTGCCTGTGCTGTCTAGATTG GTAATGGAACAGTTGGTGGGTAGACTAGATGTGGCCATGTTCAATGCTATACTTCGGGAATCAGCTGACGAGATGCCAACAGATCCTGTTTCTGACCCAATCAGTGATCCTAAGGTTCTTCCAATCCCAGCTGGAAATTCAAGCTTTGGGGCTGGTGCACAATTGAAAAATGCT GTTGGAAATTGGTCCAGATGGCTCACAGATTTATTCGGTATTGATGATAATGACTCTCCAGAAGAGAAGGATGAACTTGATAGCAACAGGCGTGAATGTGAGACATCCTTCAAGGCTTTCCAACTCCTGAATGCCTTGAGTGATCTCATGATGCTTCCATTTGAAATGCTCGGAGATAGGTCAACTAGAAAAGAG GTAAGCCCTACATTTGGCGTGCCAATAATCAAGAGGGTTCTTGACAATTTTGTCCCAGACGAATTCAACCCTGACCCTGTCCCAGAGACGATTCTTGAGGCCTTGGATTCTGAG GATCTTGCTGATTCTGGGGAGGAGTCTATCACAAACTTCCCATGTATTGCAGCTCCCACAATCTACTCACCACCTCCTGCAGCATCACTAACAAATATAATAGGAGAGGTGGGAGGCCAAGCTCTGCAGAGGAGCAGATCAGCAATGCTTAGAAAGTCATACGCTAGTGATGATGAGCTTGATGAGCTGGATTCACCCATGACTTCCATCATTGACAACTCCAAGGTTTCTCCTACATCTACAGCATGGAATTGGATGCAAAATGGAAAGGCAGGCCGGAAAGTTGTTAGATATCAACTCCTCCGGGAGGTATGGAAGGATGGTGAATAG
- the LOC118053218 gene encoding uncharacterized protein isoform X1, translating to MVLGLRSKNRKGTSVQVDYTIHVQEIKPWPPSQSLKSVQSLLLQWENGDQSSGSFTSNVGDGKVEFIESFRLSATLCKEVSRKGTARDSFLKNYLEFNFYESRKDKAMKGQLLGSAVINLADYGIIMDAVTINAPINFKKSSRSTVPAVLHVNIQPFDRDKSTLSKEVSLDKDGSETVSEVANEGNDNEIEIASFTDDDDVSSHSSLTVSSSALESIGGSPGQSRKGSRTANSGTRRIDEEPALPSGVAPSNPDVNSASQGFKHPNGAASPSLPTDMPANLLNPVNNLAETNMLSDDCSQVKDSNCVSLEDSRSKQGADRKAWRHETSGPENPTTNNLNSDLMDGKEKNELDDKERGSVILEVEKPSLEEKLPGQLPEDASKMQAKLRSNTLALNRTAIGVQGTRRDKLKHLKSVQLQFHSAEGDDPFINRKLIEKPKKINVSENVNKGVKGYEHSEREKSRKGFSDNEGGSNSEVEILEEELSGAAAEDDLAEQGNSTKKFQLTEKEKKIDLPENLNKVDMSYTPSKREEQTESHFSGNKVELRLKVEMLEEELMEAATVEVGLYSVVAEHGSSINKVLAPARRLSRFYLHACKARSRVKRENSARAIISGLILVSKACGNDVPRLTFWLSNSIVLRAIVTQDVEKLQLASVPSIINNGGPKGRHESSGEVEKTDRTESSDEWAEPQPCIAALKKVEAWIFSRIVESVWWQTLTPHMQSTAVKSSHSRKTSARRHGLGDQEQGNFAIDLWKKAFRDACERLCPVRAGGHECGCLPVLSRLVMEQLVGRLDVAMFNAILRESADEMPTDPVSDPISDPKVLPIPAGNSSFGAGAQLKNAVGNWSRWLTDLFGIDDNDSPEEKDELDSNRRECETSFKAFQLLNALSDLMMLPFEMLGDRSTRKEVSPTFGVPIIKRVLDNFVPDEFNPDPVPETILEALDSEDLADSGEESITNFPCIAAPTIYSPPPAASLTNIIGEVGGQALQRSRSAMLRKSYASDDELDELDSPMTSIIDNSKVSPTSTAWNWMQNGKAGRKVVRYQLLREVWKDGE from the exons atggttctcGGGCTTAGATCAAAGAACCGAAAAGGTACTTCAGTGCAGGTTGATTACACCATTCATGTACAAGAAATCAAGCCTTGGCCCCCATCACAGTCTCTTAAATCTGTTCAGTCCTTGTTGCTTCAATGGGAAAATGGTGATCAGAGTTCTGGTTCCTTCACTTCTAATGTTGGAGATGGGAAAGTTGAATTTATCGAGTCTTTTAGGCTTTCAGCTACTTTATGTAAGGAAGTGTCCAGAAAAGGCACTGCTCGAGACAGTTTCCTGAAGAACTACTTAGAGTTTAACTTTTATGAATCTCGAAAGGACAAGGCAATGAAAGGTCAACTCCTGGGATCTGCTGTCATAAACCTTGCAGATTATGGAATCATCATGGATGCTGTAACCATAAATGCCCcaattaatttcaagaaatctTCTAGGAGCACGGTGCCGGCAGTTCTTCATGTAAATATTCAGCCATTTGACAGAGATAAGTCCACCTTGTCAAAAGAAGTGTCACTGGACAAGGATGGAAGTGAAACTGTTTCAGAAGTGGCAAATGAAGGGAATGACAATGAAATCGAGATTGCCTCATTCACTGATGATGACGATGTTTCCTCACATTCATCACTGACTGTATCCTCTTCTGCATTAGAGTCTATCGGAGGTTCTCCAGGTCAATCTCGCAAG GGATCACGGACAGCAAACAGTGGCACAAGAAGGATCGATGAGGAGCCTGCATTACCCTCAGGTGTAGCACCTTCAAACCCAGATGTGAACTCAGCATCTCAAGGATTTAAACATCCGAATGGAGCAGCTTCTCCTTCATTGCCTACAGACATGCCCGCTAATCTGCTAAATCCTGTAAATAATCTTGCAGAAACTAATATGTTGTCAGATGACTGTAGTCAGGTGAAGGACTCAAATTGTGTAAGCTTGGAAGACTCTCGTTCTAAGCAAGGTGCTGATAGAAAAGCCTGGAGACATGAAACAAGTGGACCAGAGAATCCTAcaactaataatttaaatagtgATCTTATGGATgggaaagagaaaaatgagCTGGATGACAAGGAACGGGGTTCAGTTATTTTAGAGGTAGAGAAACCTTCTCTGGAGGAAAAATTACCTGGTCAATTACCTGAAGATGCGTCAAAAATGCAAGCCAAATTAAGGAGCAATACCCTTGCACTCAACAGAACAGCAATTGGAGTGCAGGGTACCCGTAGAGATAAACTGAAGCACCTGAAGTCTGTTCAATTACAGTTTCACTCAGCTGAAGGCGATGATCCCTTCATCAATAGAAAATTGATAGAGAAGCCAAAGAAGATTAATGTTTCTGAAAATGTTAATAAAGGGGTCAAGGGTTATGAACACAGTGAAagggaaaaatcaagaaaaggctTCTCTGACAATGAAGGTGGATCAAATTCTGAAGTTGAAATACTCGAGGAAGAGTTAAGTGGAGCTGCTGCTGAGGATGATCTAGCTGAGCAAGGAAACTCCACAAAAAAGTTCCAGCTAacggagaaagaaaagaaaattgatcttcctgaaaatttaaataaagttgACATGAGTTATACACCAAGTAAAAGGGAAGAACAAACAGAAAGCCACTTTTCTGGAAACAAAGTTGAACTGCGGTTGAAAGTTGAAATGCTTGAGGAAGAACTGATGGAAGCTGCAACTGTTGAGGTTGGCCTTTACTCAGTCGTTGCCGAGCATGGAAGTTCTATAAACAAGGTCCTAGCTCCAGCAAGGCGCCTTTCAAGGTTCTATCTTCATGCTTGCAAGGCAAGGTCCCGGGTCAAGAGGGAAAATTCAGCCAGAGCTATTATCTCAGGATTAATTTTGGTTTCTAAAGCATGTGGAAATGATGTTCCAAG GTTAACTTTCTGGTTGTCAAATTCAATTGTGCTAAGAGCAATTGTAACCCAGGATGTTGAGAAGTTGCAGCTTGCTTCGGTACCATCCATCATTAACAATGGTGGTCCAAAGGGCAGGCATGAATCCTCTGGTGAAGTAGAGAAAACTGATAGAACAGAAAGTTCTGACGAGTGGGCAGAACCTCAGCCATGTATAGCAGCATTAAAGAAGGTCGAAGCTTGGATCTTCTCCCGAATTGTCGAGTCAGTTTGGTGGCAG ACTCTGACACCACATATGCAGTCCACAGCTGTGAAGAGCTCACACTCAAGGAAGACCAGTGCTAGGAGGCATGGATTGGGTGATCAAGAACAGGGCAATTTTGCTATTGATTTATGGAAGAAGGCTTTCAGGGATGCATGTGAAAGGCTTTGTCCAGTTCGAGCTGGGGGGCATGAATGTGGTTGCTTGCCTGTGCTGTCTAGATTG GTAATGGAACAGTTGGTGGGTAGACTAGATGTGGCCATGTTCAATGCTATACTTCGGGAATCAGCTGACGAGATGCCAACAGATCCTGTTTCTGACCCAATCAGTGATCCTAAGGTTCTTCCAATCCCAGCTGGAAATTCAAGCTTTGGGGCTGGTGCACAATTGAAAAATGCT GTTGGAAATTGGTCCAGATGGCTCACAGATTTATTCGGTATTGATGATAATGACTCTCCAGAAGAGAAGGATGAACTTGATAGCAACAGGCGTGAATGTGAGACATCCTTCAAGGCTTTCCAACTCCTGAATGCCTTGAGTGATCTCATGATGCTTCCATTTGAAATGCTCGGAGATAGGTCAACTAGAAAAGAG GTAAGCCCTACATTTGGCGTGCCAATAATCAAGAGGGTTCTTGACAATTTTGTCCCAGACGAATTCAACCCTGACCCTGTCCCAGAGACGATTCTTGAGGCCTTGGATTCTGAG GATCTTGCTGATTCTGGGGAGGAGTCTATCACAAACTTCCCATGTATTGCAGCTCCCACAATCTACTCACCACCTCCTGCAGCATCACTAACAAATATAATAGGAGAGGTGGGAGGCCAAGCTCTGCAGAGGAGCAGATCAGCAATGCTTAGAAAGTCATACGCTAGTGATGATGAGCTTGATGAGCTGGATTCACCCATGACTTCCATCATTGACAACTCCAAGGTTTCTCCTACATCTACAGCATGGAATTGGATGCAAAATGGAAAGGCAGGCCGGAAAGTTGTTAGATATCAACTCCTCCGGGAGGTATGGAAGGATGGTGAATAG
- the LOC118053273 gene encoding NADH dehydrogenase [ubiquinone] flavoprotein 1, mitochondrial isoform X2: MAPIRGIFSLQRAALVQRQRERLGVGFRLFSTQAASNAGTPQPPPPPEKTHFGGLKDEDRIFTNLYGLHEPFLKGAMKRGGWYRTKDLVLKGSDWIVNEVKKSGLQGRGGAGFLSALKFMPKTTDGRPSYLVVNADESEPGTCKDREIMRHDPHKLLEGCLIAGVGMRASAAYIYIRGGYVNE, from the exons ATG GCGCCCATTAGGGGTATTTTTTCCTTGCAAAGAGCAGCTTTGGTGCAGCGTCAAAGAGAGAGGTTGGGAGTTGGTTTCAGATTATTTAGTACCCAAGCCGCATCAAATGCTGGTACTCCTCAGCCTCCGCCACCTCCAGAGAAAACCCATTTTGGAGGTCTCAAAGATGAGGATCGAATTTTTACCAATTTGTACGGATTGCACGAACCTTTCCTCAAAGGTGCCATGAAACGGGGTGGCTGGTATAGAACTAAAGACTTGGTGCTCAAGGGTTCTGACTGGATTGTTAATGAAGTTAAGAAGTCTGGCCTCCAAGGACGCGGTGGTGCTGGTTTCCTGTCTGCCCTCAAATTTATGCCAAAAACAACAGACGGTCGCCCTTCATATCTTGTTGTCAATGCCGATGAAAGTGAACCTGGGACCTGCAAAGACAGGGAAATCATGCGGCATGATCCACACAAGCTCTTAGAGGGCTGCTTGATTGCTGGGGTAGGAATGAGAGCTTCTGCTGCATATATCTACATTAGGGGTGGATATGTGAATGAATGA
- the LOC118053268 gene encoding GDP-mannose transporter GONST3, whose translation MSGEVENPKAGGEEQKGTGASSSADEIKETWYSGLLKVTSIYGVAAGYCISASLLSIINKWAVMKFPYPGALTALQYFTSAAGVLVCGWFRVVEHDSLDLLTMWRFLPAAVMFYLSLFTNSELLLHANVDTFIVFRSLVPIFVAIGETLFLQQPWPSLKTWLSLATIFGGSVLYVLTDYHFTVMAYSWAVAYLVSMTIDFVYIKHVVMTIGLNTWGLVLYNNLEALLLFPLELLIMGELKKIEHEISDESDWHSFGVVLPVGLSCLFGLAISFFGFSCRRAISATGYTVLGVVNKLLTVVINLVVWDKHSTLIGTVGLLICMLGGIMYQQSTSKPKAVPEVKAEQTDEEQQKLLEMQSNNNEKEVTQSHQGK comes from the coding sequence ATGTCCGGAGAGGTGGAGAATCCTAAAGCTGGTGGAGAGGAACAGAAAGGTACCGGAGCCTCCTCTTCTGCTGATGAAATCAAGGAAACCTGGTATAGTGGCTTACTCAAGGTAACGTCCATTTACGGCGTAGCTGCTGGATATTGCATCTCAGCATCCCTGCTCTCCATTATCAACAAGTGGGCAGTCATGAAATTCCCTTACCCTGGGGCACTGACGGCTTTACAGTATTTCACTAGCGCCGCAGGTGTACTCGTTTGTGGGTGGTTCAGGGTTGTAGAGCATGACTCGCTTGACCTGTTGACAATGTGGCGGTTCCTACCTGCGGCTGTCATGTTCTATCTGTCACTATTTACCAACAGTGAGCTCTTACTCCATGCTAATGTTGATACATTCATTGTCTTCCGCTCGTTAGTCCCCATCTTTGTTGCAATAGGAGAGACCTTGTTCCTACAACAGCCATGGCCATCATTGAAGACATGGTTGTCACTTGCCACCATCTTTGGTGGAAGTGTGCTATATGTGTTAACAGATTACCATTTCACGGTCATGGCTTATAGTTGGGCTGTAGCTTACTTGGTAAGCATGACTATAGATTTTGTCTATATCAAGCATGTTGTCATGACCATTGGTTTGAATACATGGGGTCTCGTGTTGTACAACAATCTCGAGGCCCTCCTGCTCTTTCCCCTGGAATTGCTCATAATGGGGGAGCTTAAGAAAATAGAGCATGAAATTTCAGATGAGTCGGATTGGCACTCTTTTGGGGTGGTTTTGCCAGTTGGTTTATCTTGTTTGTTTGGTTTAGCCATCTCTTTCTTTGGATTTTCTTGCCGGAGAGCAATCTCTGCTACAGGGTATACTGTTCTTGGTGTGGTGAACAAGTTGTTGACGGTTGTAATCAATCTGGTTGTTTGGGACAAGCATTCAACACTCATTGGGACAGTAGGTCTTCTTATTTGTATGCTAGGTGGCATTATGTATCAACAGTCCACGAGCAAGCCCAAGGCTGTGCCTGAAGTAAAAGCAGAGCAAACTGATGAAGAACAACAGAAGCTACTAGAAATGCAAAGCAACAATAATGAGAAGGAAGTTACTCAGTCACATCAGGGTAAATGA
- the LOC118053273 gene encoding NADH dehydrogenase [ubiquinone] flavoprotein 1, mitochondrial isoform X1, with protein MSFLCCCSGMGMGAGLVVYLSSIRGLAPIRGIFSLQRAALVQRQRERLGVGFRLFSTQAASNAGTPQPPPPPEKTHFGGLKDEDRIFTNLYGLHEPFLKGAMKRGGWYRTKDLVLKGSDWIVNEVKKSGLQGRGGAGFLSALKFMPKTTDGRPSYLVVNADESEPGTCKDREIMRHDPHKLLEGCLIAGVGMRASAAYIYIRGGYVNE; from the exons AtgagttttctttgttgttgttctGGAATGGGCATGGGTGCGGGCTTGGTGGTATATTTGAGTTCTATTCGTGGACTG GCGCCCATTAGGGGTATTTTTTCCTTGCAAAGAGCAGCTTTGGTGCAGCGTCAAAGAGAGAGGTTGGGAGTTGGTTTCAGATTATTTAGTACCCAAGCCGCATCAAATGCTGGTACTCCTCAGCCTCCGCCACCTCCAGAGAAAACCCATTTTGGAGGTCTCAAAGATGAGGATCGAATTTTTACCAATTTGTACGGATTGCACGAACCTTTCCTCAAAGGTGCCATGAAACGGGGTGGCTGGTATAGAACTAAAGACTTGGTGCTCAAGGGTTCTGACTGGATTGTTAATGAAGTTAAGAAGTCTGGCCTCCAAGGACGCGGTGGTGCTGGTTTCCTGTCTGCCCTCAAATTTATGCCAAAAACAACAGACGGTCGCCCTTCATATCTTGTTGTCAATGCCGATGAAAGTGAACCTGGGACCTGCAAAGACAGGGAAATCATGCGGCATGATCCACACAAGCTCTTAGAGGGCTGCTTGATTGCTGGGGTAGGAATGAGAGCTTCTGCTGCATATATCTACATTAGGGGTGGATATGTGAATGAATGA